A stretch of Streptococcus chenjunshii DNA encodes these proteins:
- the alaS gene encoding alanine--tRNA ligase codes for MKEMTSAQVRQMWLDFWQTKAHAIEPSANLIPVNDPTLLWINSGVATLKKYFDGSVIPENPRIANAQKAIRTNDIENVGKTARHHTMFEMLGNFSIGDYFREQAIKWAFELLTSPQWFDLPKDKLYMTYYPDDKESYNCWLACGVDPSHLIPLEENFWEIGAGPSGPDTEIFFDRGADFDPDNMGIRLLEEDIENDRYIEIWNIVLSQYNADPDLPRSEYQELPNKNIDTGMGLERMVAILQGAKTNFETDLFLPLIREVENISGKSYDPNGDNMSFKVIADHIRSLTFAVCDGALPGNEGRGYVLRRLLRRAVMHGRRLGIKEPFLYRLVPIVGRIMTSYYPEILEKHAFIEKIVKREEETFARTIDAGTVHLEQVLSQLKNAGENRLDGQAIFKLYDTYGFPVELTEELAEDQGFTIDHKGFQAAMKEQQERARAGAVKGGSMGMQNETLAGIVEPSVFDYDKEQLSASLSVLLVGNERAASTGEVQAVLVFDRTPFYAEMGGQVADRGVIKNEQGEILARVTDVQRAPNGQPLHTADVFSELSVGQTYRLEIDHERRYRVMTNHTATHLLHAALHNVLGDHARQAGSLNEMEFLRFDFTHFEAVTAEQLRQIEEEVNQQIWQALEVKTIETDLDTAKSMGALALFGEKYGKKVRVVTIGDYSVELCGGTHLKNTAEIGIFKIIKEEGIGSGTRRILAVTGREAFSAYRETEDTLKNIAAAVKSPQLKDVTNRVVSLQEQLRQLQKENAELKEKAAAEQAAAVFADVKETNGISYIAAQVQAADAAALRSFADNWKQQDYSDVLVLAATIGEKVSVLAASKTQAVHAGNLIKQLAPIVAGRGGGKPAMAMAGGSDPSAISALLAAVAEKL; via the coding sequence ATGAAAGAAATGACAAGCGCTCAAGTGCGCCAGATGTGGCTGGATTTTTGGCAGACAAAAGCTCATGCTATTGAGCCTTCAGCTAATTTGATTCCAGTAAACGATCCAACATTATTATGGATAAATTCGGGAGTTGCTACCTTAAAAAAATATTTTGACGGCTCCGTCATTCCGGAAAATCCCCGCATTGCCAATGCCCAGAAAGCAATTCGTACCAATGATATTGAAAATGTCGGGAAAACAGCACGGCATCATACCATGTTTGAAATGCTGGGAAATTTTTCAATCGGTGATTACTTCCGCGAACAAGCTATTAAGTGGGCTTTTGAACTGCTGACAAGTCCTCAGTGGTTTGACCTGCCTAAAGATAAACTTTATATGACCTATTATCCGGATGATAAGGAATCCTACAATTGCTGGCTGGCTTGCGGAGTTGACCCCAGTCATCTGATTCCGCTAGAAGAAAACTTCTGGGAAATCGGCGCAGGTCCTTCCGGTCCCGATACGGAAATCTTTTTTGACAGAGGAGCAGACTTTGATCCGGACAATATGGGCATCCGTCTGCTGGAAGAAGATATTGAAAATGACCGTTATATTGAAATTTGGAATATTGTTTTGTCTCAGTATAATGCAGACCCAGATCTGCCGCGTTCAGAATATCAGGAGCTTCCCAATAAAAATATCGATACCGGCATGGGGCTGGAACGCATGGTAGCGATTCTCCAGGGCGCAAAGACAAATTTTGAAACAGACCTCTTTCTGCCTTTGATTCGGGAAGTGGAAAACATTTCAGGTAAAAGTTATGATCCTAATGGTGATAATATGAGCTTCAAGGTGATTGCCGATCATATCCGTTCTCTGACTTTTGCTGTTTGTGATGGCGCTCTGCCGGGTAATGAAGGCCGTGGCTATGTTTTGCGCCGCCTGCTGCGCCGGGCGGTTATGCACGGGCGCCGTTTGGGGATCAAAGAGCCCTTTCTTTACCGTCTGGTTCCGATTGTCGGCCGAATTATGACATCCTATTATCCGGAAATTCTTGAAAAACATGCGTTTATTGAAAAGATTGTCAAACGTGAGGAAGAAACATTTGCACGCACTATTGATGCTGGAACTGTTCATTTAGAGCAGGTACTGTCTCAGTTAAAAAATGCTGGGGAGAACAGGCTTGACGGTCAGGCTATTTTTAAACTTTATGATACTTACGGTTTCCCAGTTGAATTAACAGAAGAGCTGGCGGAAGACCAAGGCTTTACAATTGACCATAAAGGTTTTCAGGCAGCAATGAAAGAACAGCAGGAGCGTGCTCGGGCAGGCGCTGTCAAGGGCGGTTCAATGGGCATGCAGAACGAAACCTTAGCAGGTATTGTGGAACCTTCTGTCTTTGATTATGATAAAGAGCAGTTAAGTGCCAGTCTGTCTGTGCTTCTTGTTGGAAATGAACGGGCAGCGTCTACAGGAGAGGTACAGGCTGTTCTTGTGTTTGACAGGACACCTTTTTATGCTGAAATGGGCGGTCAGGTTGCTGACAGAGGTGTCATTAAAAACGAGCAGGGAGAAATACTGGCACGGGTGACAGATGTTCAAAGAGCGCCTAACGGTCAGCCTTTGCATACTGCTGACGTTTTTTCTGAGCTTTCGGTCGGCCAAACTTACAGGCTGGAAATTGACCATGAGCGCCGCTACCGCGTAATGACCAATCATACAGCAACACACTTGCTGCATGCTGCCCTACATAATGTTTTGGGCGATCATGCGAGACAGGCTGGTTCGCTTAATGAAATGGAATTTCTCCGCTTTGATTTCACGCATTTTGAAGCGGTGACAGCAGAACAGCTCCGACAGATAGAAGAAGAAGTTAATCAGCAGATTTGGCAGGCCCTTGAGGTGAAGACGATTGAAACAGACCTTGACACGGCTAAGTCAATGGGAGCATTAGCGCTTTTTGGTGAAAAGTACGGTAAAAAAGTGCGTGTTGTCACGATTGGCGACTATTCTGTTGAACTCTGCGGCGGCACTCATCTTAAAAATACTGCAGAAATTGGGATTTTCAAAATTATTAAGGAAGAAGGAATCGGTTCAGGAACCCGTCGTATTCTGGCAGTGACCGGCAGGGAAGCTTTTTCGGCCTACCGTGAAACTGAAGATACCCTTAAAAACATTGCCGCAGCGGTTAAATCTCCTCAGCTGAAAGACGTGACAAACAGAGTAGTTAGTCTGCAGGAACAGCTCCGTCAGCTGCAAAAAGAGAATGCTGAGCTGAAAGAAAAAGCCGCTGCTGAACAGGCTGCTGCTGTTTTCGCAGATGTCAAGGAGACAAACGGTATCTCCTATATCGCTGCTCAAGTTCAGGCAGCTGATGCCGCTGCTTTGCGGTCCTTTGCTGATAATTGGAAGCAGCAGGATTACTCGGATGTTCTTGTTTTAGCAGCGACTATCGGAGAAAAAGTCAGTGTTCTCGCAGCCAGCAAGACTCAGGCTGTTCATGCCGGCAATCTGATTAAACAGCTGGCCCCTATTGTAGCAGGCCGAGGCGGCGGCAAACCGGCTATGGCTATGGCAGGCGGCAGCGATCCTTCAGCAATCTCTGCTTTGCTGGCAGCCGTAGCTGAAAAACTGTAA
- the argC gene encoding N-acetyl-gamma-glutamyl-phosphate reductase, translating into MKVSIVGVTGYSGLELVRLLNNHKNAEIVSVHASKDIGSALSEIYPYLKGICDLEISAFDSQQIMQKADLVFLAAPSGVAKNLAEDFVEAGFPVIDLSGDHRLPASLYEKWYQKTAPAKETLAQFTYALSEYTDVKGKKFIANPGCYATAVELALIPLLKAKAIDLDSVIVDAKSGLTGAGKALSASSHFVNVHDNYVTYKLNRHQHIPEIVQELQLFDSGLKHIQFSTSLLPVNRGIMATCYVRLRQPLSQDAIRDLYQSCYADKFFVRIQKELPELHSVIGSNFTDIGFAYNPLTNVLTVVSVIDNLLKGAAGQAVQNFNLMFGFDETAGLLTVPSYL; encoded by the coding sequence ATGAAGGTATCAATCGTTGGTGTTACAGGATATAGCGGACTAGAACTGGTTCGGCTGCTGAATAATCATAAAAATGCAGAAATCGTTTCTGTCCATGCCAGTAAAGACATCGGCAGCGCTCTTTCTGAGATTTACCCTTATTTAAAGGGGATTTGTGATTTAGAAATTTCTGCTTTTGACAGCCAGCAAATTATGCAAAAAGCTGATCTTGTTTTTTTGGCAGCACCGAGCGGAGTGGCTAAAAATTTAGCCGAGGACTTTGTTGAAGCAGGGTTCCCCGTTATTGATCTTTCAGGTGACCACCGTCTGCCAGCTTCTCTTTATGAAAAATGGTACCAAAAAACAGCTCCTGCAAAAGAAACTTTAGCTCAGTTTACCTACGCTTTAAGCGAATATACTGATGTTAAAGGCAAAAAGTTTATTGCGAATCCAGGCTGCTATGCGACTGCGGTGGAATTAGCCCTTATTCCGTTATTAAAAGCAAAAGCCATTGATTTGGATTCAGTCATTGTAGATGCTAAAAGCGGACTGACCGGAGCAGGGAAAGCTCTCTCGGCTTCCAGCCATTTTGTTAATGTTCATGATAATTATGTGACTTATAAACTCAATCGGCATCAGCATATCCCGGAAATTGTACAGGAACTGCAATTATTTGACAGCGGACTGAAACATATTCAGTTCTCAACATCTCTGCTGCCGGTAAACCGGGGAATTATGGCGACCTGCTATGTGAGGCTAAGGCAGCCTTTATCACAAGATGCCATTAGAGACCTTTATCAAAGCTGCTATGCAGATAAGTTTTTTGTCCGTATTCAAAAAGAACTGCCGGAACTTCATAGTGTGATTGGTTCTAATTTTACAGATATCGGTTTTGCTTATAACCCGCTGACCAATGTTCTGACGGTGGTATCTGTCATTGATAATCTGTTAAAAGGGGCTGCCGGTCAGGCTGTTCAAAACTTTAATCTCATGTTCGGTTTTGACGAAACAGCCGGTCTGCTCACTGTGCCGAGCTATTTATAG
- a CDS encoding O-methyltransferase — MAKLYSEKANRNMRRPIVKEEIVNYLRTQQKPNTGYLADLEDFAHKENIPIIQPEVSAYFRFLLQTLKPKKILEIGTAIGYSALLMAANAPDAQIVSIERNAAMLALAQKNIAAYDDREQITLIEGEAGTALPALEEMFDFVFMDSAKSKYIELLPAVLKRLEVGGVIVIDDIFQGGDTVKPIEEIARGQRAIYRGLQRLLAAVLRHPDLTVSLLPLSDGLLLIRKNSEDIRLPLIK, encoded by the coding sequence ATGGCTAAATTATATAGTGAGAAGGCCAATCGCAATATGCGGCGGCCTATTGTTAAAGAAGAGATTGTCAATTATCTGCGGACACAGCAAAAGCCGAACACAGGCTATCTGGCTGATTTAGAGGATTTTGCTCACAAAGAGAATATTCCGATTATTCAGCCGGAAGTATCGGCTTATTTCCGCTTTCTCCTGCAGACCCTAAAACCGAAAAAAATCCTTGAAATAGGAACAGCCATCGGCTACTCTGCTTTATTGATGGCAGCAAATGCTCCGGATGCGCAGATTGTCAGTATTGAACGCAATGCAGCGATGCTGGCCCTTGCGCAGAAAAACATAGCAGCTTATGATGATAGGGAGCAGATTACCCTTATAGAGGGGGAAGCCGGAACGGCTTTGCCGGCTTTAGAGGAAATGTTCGATTTTGTTTTTATGGATTCAGCTAAATCCAAATATATCGAGCTTTTGCCGGCAGTTCTTAAACGGCTTGAAGTAGGAGGCGTTATTGTTATTGACGATATTTTTCAGGGAGGTGATACTGTTAAGCCGATAGAAGAAATTGCCAGAGGGCAGCGTGCCATTTATCGCGGTCTGCAGCGCCTGTTAGCTGCGGTTCTCCGGCATCCGGATCTGACGGTCAGTCTGCTTCCTCTCAGCGACGGTCTTTTGCTCATCCGAAAGAACAGTGAGGATATCCGCCTCCCTTTGATTAAGTAA
- a CDS encoding CPBP family intramembrane glutamic endopeptidase: MKIFLNSLKVLGLIFLSLICNMAPIFLLSRQDSFSQPVQWLLGLLYIVFIACVLYALWTFHKKHESDAIKQQTIRGADLGIALLFWLGMRIIAVVGTVANQLYSGQETTANDAALQSLTSFFADGFFLYTFLYVFLIGIIAPIIEELAYRAFPEHLLFKGRSRLLAGFVTTIVFALPHSTNIIEFFTYAGIGALLYLAYQRRGNIRDSILVHILNNLPSAIFLFFMRF; this comes from the coding sequence ATGAAAATATTTTTAAACAGCTTAAAGGTGCTCGGTCTTATTTTTCTGTCCTTAATCTGCAATATGGCGCCAATATTTTTACTAAGCAGGCAGGATAGCTTTTCACAGCCCGTGCAGTGGCTGCTGGGGCTGCTTTACATCGTTTTTATTGCCTGTGTACTTTACGCTTTATGGACATTTCACAAGAAACATGAAAGTGATGCGATAAAACAGCAGACAATAAGGGGAGCAGACCTAGGGATTGCCTTGCTGTTTTGGCTGGGGATGCGGATTATAGCTGTTGTCGGCACAGTTGCCAACCAATTGTATTCCGGACAGGAGACCACTGCTAATGATGCTGCTCTGCAAAGCCTGACCTCTTTTTTCGCAGACGGCTTCTTCCTCTATACTTTTTTATATGTTTTTCTGATTGGTATTATCGCGCCGATTATTGAAGAATTAGCTTACCGGGCTTTTCCTGAACACCTTCTGTTTAAGGGGCGAAGCAGGCTGCTTGCTGGTTTTGTGACCACCATTGTTTTTGCTTTGCCGCACTCGACCAATATTATTGAATTTTTTACTTACGCCGGTATCGGAGCACTTTTATACTTAGCCTATCAGCGCCGGGGAAATATAAGAGACTCTATTTTGGTTCATATTTTAAATAACCTTCCTTCAGCCATCTTTTTGTTCTTCATGCGCTTTTAA
- a CDS encoding competence protein CoiA: MFVALDDEGKLINLLTSLPKKEGQKFFCPACKSALCLRSGRIVRPYFAHISRKACHFYNENESAEHLRLKAGLYQSLSRTDKVTVEQFLPECGQIADIMINNRLALEVQCSPLPSKRLNRRTQAYSDAGYKVLWLLGRRLWLKQSITGLQKHFLYFSQNMGFHCWELNQEKQELRLKYLIYEDLHGKLHYLTKTCAFTDDLLEFLRLPFKAQPLISYKVKMDSRLLLYIQKQLYYGHPKWRKWQEKEYKQGSNLLTKKLDDFYPQVRPFADSQNFCQIQQALSDFQQAFFAYYRRRGADREQRLFPPVYYQKFSEYE, translated from the coding sequence ATGTTCGTAGCGCTTGATGATGAAGGCAAATTGATAAATCTGCTAACCAGCCTTCCTAAAAAGGAAGGGCAAAAATTCTTCTGTCCGGCCTGTAAATCTGCTCTGTGTCTGCGTTCAGGCCGGATTGTCCGGCCTTATTTCGCTCATATCAGCCGTAAAGCCTGTCATTTTTATAATGAAAATGAATCAGCAGAGCATTTGCGTTTAAAGGCAGGACTTTATCAGAGCCTTTCTCGAACAGATAAGGTTACTGTAGAGCAGTTTTTGCCAGAATGCGGTCAGATTGCCGATATTATGATTAATAACCGGCTGGCTTTAGAAGTACAGTGCAGCCCTTTGCCTTCTAAACGCCTGAACAGGCGGACACAGGCTTATTCTGATGCAGGCTATAAAGTTCTGTGGCTGTTAGGCAGGCGTTTATGGCTGAAACAGTCCATTACTGGGCTGCAAAAGCATTTTCTTTACTTTTCGCAAAATATGGGTTTTCATTGCTGGGAGCTGAATCAGGAAAAACAAGAACTCCGGTTGAAGTATTTGATTTATGAGGATTTACACGGGAAGCTCCATTATTTGACAAAGACTTGTGCATTTACTGATGACCTATTAGAATTTCTGCGGCTGCCGTTCAAAGCTCAGCCGCTCATTTCTTATAAGGTAAAAATGGACAGCCGGCTTTTGCTTTATATTCAGAAACAGCTTTATTACGGCCATCCAAAGTGGCGAAAATGGCAGGAAAAAGAATATAAACAAGGATCTAATTTACTGACAAAAAAACTGGATGATTTTTACCCTCAAGTCCGTCCTTTTGCTGACAGCCAAAATTTTTGCCAGATTCAGCAGGCACTGTCAGATTTTCAGCAGGCTTTTTTTGCCTATTACCGCAGGCGGGGGGCTGACAGAGAGCAGAGACTTTTTCCTCCGGTCTATTATCAAAAATTCAGTGAATATGAGTAA
- the argJ gene encoding bifunctional glutamate N-acetyltransferase/amino-acid acetyltransferase ArgJ: MEFFQGNIASPLGFSADGLHAGFKKRKMDFGWVVSEVPASVAGVYTTNKVVAPPLIVTRSAIETHREMQAVVVNSGVANSCTGSQGMADAYRMQKQTAEKLKIAPHLVGIASTGVIGDLLPMDKLEKGLEKLVVNGNADDFAKAILTTDTVTKTVAVKDMFGSDEVTMAGVAKGSGMIHPNMATMLAFITCDANISSQTLQLALSQNVETTFNQITIDGDTSTNDMVLVLANGCSGSQEILPGTTAFDQFSDMLSAVMTDLAKKIAKDGEGATKLIEVQVRNAPDSQTARMLAKSVVGSSLVKTAVFGEDPNWGRILAAVGYAGADAAVDKVTISLGHIPVLVDSNPAAFDDEEMQDIMQEDELNITVDLHDGSSHGTAWGCDLSYDYVKINALYRT, from the coding sequence ATGGAATTTTTTCAAGGGAATATTGCCAGCCCGCTGGGGTTTTCGGCTGATGGACTGCATGCCGGATTTAAAAAGAGAAAAATGGATTTTGGCTGGGTGGTATCGGAGGTTCCTGCCAGCGTTGCAGGCGTTTATACCACTAACAAGGTAGTTGCACCGCCTTTGATTGTGACTCGGTCAGCGATTGAAACACATAGGGAAATGCAGGCAGTAGTTGTTAATTCCGGCGTTGCTAATTCCTGTACAGGCAGTCAGGGAATGGCAGATGCTTACCGCATGCAGAAACAGACAGCTGAAAAATTAAAGATTGCACCGCATCTGGTGGGGATAGCTTCTACAGGTGTCATTGGTGATTTGCTGCCTATGGACAAACTGGAGAAGGGTTTAGAGAAACTGGTTGTCAATGGGAATGCTGATGATTTTGCCAAAGCTATTTTAACAACTGATACAGTAACCAAGACAGTAGCAGTAAAGGACATGTTTGGTTCTGATGAGGTGACAATGGCTGGTGTCGCTAAAGGTTCGGGCATGATCCATCCTAATATGGCTACCATGCTGGCCTTTATTACCTGCGATGCCAATATTTCCAGTCAAACGCTGCAGCTGGCGCTGAGTCAAAATGTGGAAACCACTTTCAACCAAATTACCATAGACGGTGATACGTCAACTAATGATATGGTTCTTGTGCTTGCTAACGGCTGCAGCGGCAGTCAGGAGATTTTACCGGGGACAACTGCTTTTGACCAATTTTCGGACATGCTGTCTGCTGTTATGACTGACTTGGCTAAAAAAATTGCTAAAGACGGCGAAGGGGCAACTAAATTGATTGAGGTTCAGGTAAGAAATGCTCCGGACAGCCAAACTGCCCGTATGCTGGCCAAGAGCGTTGTGGGTTCCAGTCTGGTAAAAACAGCTGTTTTTGGTGAAGATCCCAATTGGGGACGGATACTAGCGGCTGTCGGCTATGCCGGGGCAGATGCTGCAGTAGACAAGGTCACTATCAGTTTAGGTCATATTCCGGTGCTGGTCGATTCAAACCCGGCAGCGTTTGACGACGAAGAAATGCAGGATATTATGCAGGAAGATGAGCTGAACATTACTGTTGATCTGCATGATGGCAGCAGCCATGGGACAGCCTGGGGCTGTGATTTATCCTATGATTATGTTAAAATCAATGCTCTTTACCGAACTTAG
- the pepF gene encoding oligoendopeptidase F, whose translation MSDNRSQMAKEYQWDLTTVFATDEAWEAEAENLSAEIATAGRYAGHLLDSGDKLLEITEMQLALSRRLEKVYVYASMRNDQDTTVAKYQEFQSKATALYAQFSEAFAFYEPELLSLSQEDFAVFLAETPALSAYSHFFDKLFKQQSHVLSQAEEELLAGAQEILGAAGETFEVLDNADIVLPVVTNEAGQEIQLTHGNFISLMEAKDRKIRKQAYEAMYSVYEQYQHTYAKTLQTTVKGHNYQARVRKYSSAREAALSANFIPEKVYDTLIKAVNKHLPLLHRYIKLRERVLELDDLKMYDLYAPLSQTELPFTYQEARGKAEKVLSILGSEYSERVHRAFNDGWIDVYENKGKRSGAYSGGSYDTNAFMLLNWQDTLDNLFTLVHETGHSMHSTFTRENQPYVYGDYSIFLAEIASTTNENILTETLLQEVTDDSQRFAILNHYLDAFKGTVFRQAQFAEFEQLIHEADQNGEVLTSDFLSNLYADLNEKYYGLAKEDNHLIRYEWARIPHFYYNYYVYQYATGFAAAGYLADKIMYGQPEDKDRYLAYLKAGNSDYALKVIQKAGLDMTNEAYLDTAFGVFADRLDELEKLIQKADS comes from the coding sequence ATGTCAGATAATCGCAGCCAGATGGCTAAAGAGTATCAGTGGGATTTGACAACTGTTTTTGCGACAGATGAAGCATGGGAAGCTGAGGCAGAGAATTTGTCTGCTGAAATTGCAACAGCAGGCAGGTACGCCGGACATCTGCTAGATTCGGGGGACAAGCTGCTGGAAATTACTGAGATGCAGCTGGCTCTGTCCCGTCGTCTGGAAAAAGTCTATGTCTATGCTTCAATGAGGAATGATCAGGATACGACGGTGGCTAAATATCAGGAATTTCAGTCTAAGGCGACAGCGCTTTATGCTCAGTTCAGTGAGGCTTTCGCTTTTTATGAGCCGGAGCTGCTGTCTCTGTCACAGGAAGATTTTGCTGTTTTTCTGGCTGAAACACCGGCTTTATCTGCCTACAGTCATTTTTTTGATAAACTTTTTAAACAGCAGTCACATGTTTTGTCACAGGCTGAAGAAGAGCTGCTGGCAGGTGCTCAGGAAATTTTAGGGGCAGCTGGTGAAACTTTTGAAGTCCTTGATAATGCCGATATTGTCCTGCCAGTTGTAACAAATGAGGCCGGACAAGAGATTCAGCTGACTCACGGCAACTTTATCAGCCTGATGGAAGCAAAAGACAGAAAGATCCGTAAGCAGGCTTACGAAGCGATGTACAGTGTTTATGAGCAGTATCAGCACACCTATGCCAAAACACTGCAGACAACAGTCAAAGGGCATAATTATCAGGCACGAGTCCGTAAATACAGCAGTGCACGTGAAGCGGCTCTGTCAGCTAATTTTATTCCCGAGAAGGTTTATGATACCTTGATTAAGGCTGTTAATAAGCACTTGCCGCTGCTTCACCGTTATATTAAACTGCGTGAAAGAGTTCTTGAACTTGATGACTTAAAAATGTACGATCTCTATGCCCCCTTATCGCAGACAGAGCTTCCTTTTACCTATCAAGAAGCACGCGGCAAAGCAGAAAAAGTGCTTTCTATTCTGGGGTCGGAATATTCTGAGCGTGTTCACCGCGCCTTTAATGATGGTTGGATTGATGTTTATGAAAATAAGGGCAAGCGTTCAGGAGCTTACTCTGGCGGTTCTTATGATACAAACGCTTTTATGCTGCTCAACTGGCAGGACACACTGGATAACTTATTTACACTTGTACACGAGACTGGCCACAGTATGCATTCGACATTTACCAGAGAAAATCAGCCTTATGTATACGGTGACTACAGTATTTTTCTGGCCGAAATCGCTTCTACCACCAATGAAAATATCCTGACCGAAACGCTCTTGCAGGAAGTGACTGATGACAGTCAGCGCTTTGCTATTCTTAACCATTACTTAGATGCTTTTAAAGGCACTGTTTTCCGCCAGGCTCAGTTTGCGGAATTTGAGCAGTTAATTCATGAGGCTGACCAAAACGGTGAAGTACTGACCAGTGATTTTCTCAGCAATCTTTACGCTGATCTGAATGAAAAATACTATGGCCTAGCCAAAGAGGACAATCATCTGATACGGTACGAATGGGCCCGGATTCCGCATTTTTACTACAATTACTATGTTTATCAGTATGCGACAGGTTTTGCCGCTGCCGGTTATTTGGCAGACAAAATAATGTACGGGCAGCCGGAAGATAAAGACCGCTATCTTGCCTACCTAAAAGCCGGAAACTCTGATTATGCGCTTAAGGTTATTCAAAAAGCCGGTCTTGACATGACTAATGAAGCTTATCTTGATACTGCTTTTGGTGTTTTTGCAGACCGTCTGGATGAATTGGAAAAATTGATTCAAAAAGCTGATTCTTAG
- a CDS encoding carbon-nitrogen family hydrolase, producing MRIALVQMDIFYKDTKSNFAAVSELLEQAAADKADVIVLPEMWNTGYALADLDRMADKEGEQTIELLGSFAKNYAVNIVAGSVAVEKNTGFYNMSYVFNRRGEVISRYAKAHLFAPMAEDIYLQPGNQESSFSIDGIRASVAVCYDLRFPEWIRTMMAKGSQILFVAAQWPQERIQQWEILLRARAVENQAFVVGVNRVGQDPDYHFAGRSLIIDPLGQTVLQAPDSSSGVYSAAVDFSQSDLVRSQIPVFADRRPELYH from the coding sequence ATGCGGATAGCTTTAGTACAGATGGATATTTTTTATAAAGATACAAAAAGTAACTTTGCGGCTGTTTCAGAGCTGCTGGAACAGGCAGCAGCAGATAAAGCAGATGTTATAGTGCTGCCGGAAATGTGGAATACAGGCTATGCTCTGGCAGATTTAGATCGTATGGCAGATAAAGAAGGCGAACAAACAATAGAGCTTTTAGGAAGTTTTGCTAAAAATTATGCCGTTAATATTGTTGCAGGGTCAGTGGCAGTTGAGAAAAACACGGGTTTTTATAACATGTCCTATGTTTTCAACCGCCGAGGTGAGGTGATCAGCCGTTATGCCAAAGCGCATTTATTTGCTCCTATGGCCGAAGATATTTATTTGCAGCCAGGAAATCAGGAGAGTTCTTTTAGTATTGACGGGATAAGAGCTTCCGTCGCTGTTTGCTATGACTTGCGCTTTCCTGAATGGATACGTACGATGATGGCCAAAGGCAGCCAAATCTTGTTTGTTGCCGCCCAATGGCCGCAGGAGCGCATTCAGCAGTGGGAGATATTGCTGAGAGCGCGTGCAGTTGAAAACCAGGCCTTTGTAGTAGGAGTTAACCGTGTCGGACAAGATCCTGACTATCATTTTGCTGGGCGCTCCCTGATTATTGATCCACTCGGTCAGACTGTCTTGCAGGCACCGGACAGCAGTTCGGGCGTGTATAGCGCTGCGGTTGATTTTTCCCAAAGCGACCTAGTTCGCAGCCAAATTCCCGTTTTTGCTGACAGACGCCCGGAGCTTTATCATTAA
- the prsA gene encoding peptidylprolyl isomerase PrsA, producing the protein MKRRGKIITGLVTLFSAVTLAACSSTNKDTDLITMKGDTITVSDFYNEIKNTSSAKQSMLSLVLTRVFEDQYGDKVSDDKVTESYNKTASSYGSSFSSALAAAGLTEESYKQQIRTTMLVEYAVEQAAKKELTDENYKSAYENYHPETTAQVIKLDDEEAANSTLSEVKADGADFAAIAKEKTTEADSKYEYTFDSADTTLPTDVMNAAFELDEGGISEVISVVDPSTYSTNYYIVKTTKKTEKDSDWKTYKKSLKKIIMAQYENDTNFQNQVIAAALEKANVKIKDDAFADILSEYASSSSSSSADSTTAADSTTAADTTTEAESE; encoded by the coding sequence ATGAAAAGACGCGGAAAAATTATTACCGGCCTAGTGACGCTGTTTTCAGCTGTTACACTTGCCGCTTGTTCTTCAACAAATAAAGATACGGATCTGATTACAATGAAAGGTGATACTATCACTGTTTCGGATTTTTACAATGAAATCAAAAATACAAGTTCTGCCAAGCAGTCTATGCTGTCACTTGTTTTGACCAGAGTTTTTGAAGATCAGTACGGCGACAAAGTTTCAGATGATAAAGTAACAGAAAGTTACAATAAAACAGCATCAAGCTACGGTTCTTCTTTCTCCAGCGCTCTTGCGGCTGCAGGTTTGACGGAAGAATCCTATAAGCAGCAAATCCGTACGACTATGCTGGTTGAGTATGCGGTGGAACAGGCCGCTAAAAAAGAGCTGACAGATGAAAATTACAAGTCAGCTTATGAAAACTATCATCCGGAAACAACGGCTCAGGTTATCAAATTAGATGACGAAGAAGCTGCTAATTCAACGCTTTCGGAAGTTAAGGCAGATGGAGCAGATTTTGCGGCTATCGCTAAAGAAAAAACAACAGAAGCTGACAGCAAATACGAATATACATTTGATTCTGCAGATACTACTTTACCGACAGATGTTATGAATGCAGCGTTTGAACTGGACGAAGGTGGCATATCAGAAGTTATCTCTGTTGTAGATCCTTCAACTTACTCAACAAACTACTATATTGTAAAAACGACCAAGAAAACTGAGAAGGATTCTGACTGGAAAACGTATAAAAAATCACTGAAGAAAATCATTATGGCGCAGTATGAAAATGATACAAACTTCCAGAATCAAGTGATTGCAGCTGCTCTTGAAAAGGCTAATGTTAAGATTAAGGACGATGCTTTTGCGGATATCTTATCAGAATATGCAAGCAGTTCTTCAAGCAGTTCAGCGGATTCAACTACTGCAGCAGATTCAACAACAGCGGCTGATACGACAACAGAAGCTGAATCGGAATAG